The Selenihalanaerobacter shriftii genome includes the window TCCACATAGTTCTGATTACTATTCTTATGAATTTTTAAATAGATTTTAGTATTGTTAGCTACTCCTCTTTTTATAGTTACATATTTTGCTTCCTTTATTTTTAATTCCATAAAAAATATATGTTCTTCAAACTTTGAAAAATTATCTTTTAAGAAATGCCCCTTCCTTAATTCTTTCAAAAACATAAAATCAATTAATTCTATTAAAGTTGATTTTCCTAAATTATGAGAATCAGAATCAAGATTTTCTTTATTTGAAATTTTACCAAGAACTACATTTAGCCCATCACTAAAAATAACATCTTCAAACTTATCATCATTTGAATAAATCTTAGAAATTTTCATCGAATCAACTCCACAAAATCTTTTTCTTTTTTATATCCTATAACTCCTAAAACAAATAGAAAATTTAAGGAATCCAGAAATAATTCATTTATTTCTTCATTAAATTCATTACATATTTTTTTATATAATTCGTGATATTTTAATTTCTCATCTTTTGTTTCCTTTAGTTCTTTAATAATTAAACTACTAACATTTACCACTGAAAATTCTAAATCCATATATTTATGTGGTTTTATCATATTTCTCACCTATATCACACTTGTAATACATATAATGTAAAAAAATCCATATTAAATCCTTCTCAAATTTTAAATTATGGTCATTCTCTTCAACTACATAAGTATAAAGTGCATCAAATATTTGTTCAAAATATTCAAATTCAGTTCTATTACATATTATTTTATTATTTAATTCATTTGCTGTATTTAAATATTTTCTTAAATATTCTTCGTTTCTTCGATCATATAAAAAATCATCAATTTTGTGGAAATAATTTAAGCTATTCTCTTGAATAAATTTAAAACATCTTTTAGAAAGATTATTTATTTCATTCTTTTCTTCTATGTGGGGTCTATAAAAGTCATCTGTTTCTTCAATCACATTACCCAACTCCTCTACTTCTTCAGAAAAACATAAAATAGTTTCTTTTATAT containing:
- a CDS encoding ABC-three component system middle component 8, translating into MIKPHKYMDLEFSVVNVSSLIIKELKETKDEKLKYHELYKKICNEFNEEINELFLDSLNFLFVLGVIGYKKEKDFVELIR
- a CDS encoding ABC-three component system protein, yielding MIKKFKQFIFGKNNKSAGRDLIDVEKTYNFDPHPIRFYEEDIKETILCFSEEVEELGNVIEETDDFYRPHIEEKNEINNLSKRCFKFIQENSLNYFHKIDDFLYDRRNEEYLRKYLNTANELNNKIICNRTEFEYFEQIFDALYTYVVEENDHNLKFEKDLIWIFLHYMYYKCDIGEKYDKTT